The stretch of DNA ATGGCGCCATAGCTTTTAGTCCAGAATTTTTTTCCTCTCAATTCTTCTACACAACTGTTTTACTTTATTTCCTACCAACATATTAGATCaactttttttgtgtgttaaAATCTCCTTGTTTTctgtattttgttattattttaacgataaagaaaataatggTTCACAAATAGTATTACGTATGACAGTCTAATAACCAACTGTGAGGCTCGGAATTTTCTTCATGGCGGTAACTTGCGTCACGGTTGGAATGCAGGCCAGAAACACCCCCTCTTGACGTGGCTTTCAAACGAAACAAACAGAGCCGTCTTTCTCCTCCCTAATTACTATTGTCCCTCTCAGCCAATCAGCGATTAATACTTTTTGAGAATCTTTTAAATGCCATTCCAGTCCAATTAACAATTCACTTGCAGCATAGCTGCGGTATACTAACGCCTAACTATTACCGACGTACGTCGAAAACGGTAAGCAGAAGTGGGAAAGATTCAGTTAGGACTCGGTTAGATAGTAATATATTTATCCTCTTTTTTTTCGGAGCAGATAGAAAAGATGGATAAGACTACATTAGATTTCGTGCGATCTCATGTGTTCGATGGCAATCAAGAGATGTCTTCAAGTTGCTCTGGTGAGTTTCTAAGGTTAAGCGAGCTTGCCTTTTGCAACGGCAGGGTTTGAAAAACTCATGCACAAGTTGATTCAAAGTAATGTAAATTTTAACCTATTTGAAAGCAAAAACTGTGATCAACTTTAAGTGTTGAGATTATGTTCATTTAGAATTAGCGTAAAATAATATGGCATCTTTAAGATCATGGAATTTCCTGTATAAATTTTCCAACAAAACTTTTTATTTACGAATCTTAGAGCTTAGAATAATGCCTGTGCTATCAATACTATCCTTAACTTAAAAGAAATTATTACTTATTTTTATATGTCCTTTTGGGCCTTTTTCGTTAGTTGTACGGTCGGTCAAATACTTAGTTTCACTATTTGTTTTACCACATATTTAATAGTATATTTAACCGAGTTTGATTTTGAACAAAACTTGTTGCTCGTTCAGTCAGAAATTCAGACCAATTCTTTTCTAATGCCTGTCGGAAAGATGAAAGATGAGAAATTCCGTCTTTGTTGCTATGGCGATCGCCTCCCTGATTAGATCTCTtgtaatttgattttcaactcGTTGAGATTTCTTGCCTTACAGGTTGCCtttttccccctttttctctgatctattcctttttttctcttaaaatTCTTCCCCGGCTAATGAAATTGCTGGCTATGCGAGGTTAAgcagaaagaaaaaattagaGCATCAAAGCCCCCAAAtccaagatattttttatgggATAATTCCAGTAGCTTAAATAATCCTTTACTCTTTTactcttttttcttctcttcttTTCTTCTCGCGGTCTCTATCGATCGCGTCCGTTAGACTAAGCCATAcccaaagtttttttttaaatgccttGCTTACCAACTTTGTGTtactcggcattgagcgggagcatgaAAATACGGCGAATAATTGGCCTAGGGTGTGTAAAACGTTCGTTGTATTGACCAGTGTATtgcattttttgttgttaggTACACCCACACCGGAGAAAAACCGCACAAGTGCGACAAGTGCGGACGCGGCTTTAAGCAGCTCACACACCTCACATACCATCTGAGAACCCATTCAGACGTGCGCATGTTCACATGCCAGTACTGCGGCAAGGGCTTCAACCAGAAGGGTAATCTACAAGCTCATGTGTACCGGCACACAGGCgagaagccattcaagtgtCATATCTGTGGCAAAGGCTTCACCTTGGCCTCCACGCGCAACACACACCTTCGCACGCACGCCAAAAAAAAGCCATTTCAGTGCAAATACTGTGAAAAAGCTTTCTATCAGAAGAATGCTCTGAAATCGCATTACATCTCGTCTCATCCTTATAGCGGGGGTGTAATGTTGCTTTGAGAATCTCTAGAACCTTTAGTTGGAGTCATTTAAAGAATAATTTGACAGAATGCCAATTTAAAAATTGCCTGAAAAAAAGGAGGAAAAACGGTGTGTTCTTAGGTTTTCTTTGCATATTATTTCAGCTTTAATGAACCTGTACAAgaaattcgtttttttttttaccgaaaATTTATCAAATTTGGTACCGTGTTGTAcatatatttcaaaataatttgTTATGGTTAGCAAAAAAACGTGATGTAAAAACGTGATGTAATGAACCTAAGTATAGCGGGCCTTTATGAAAGGGACACAAAAATGTGAAGAGTTTCGAGAAACCAAGGGTGGTAAATGTGCTATGTTTGCCTGGTTTTACTgaaattttcaatattttgcgaATAATATCACCACAAAGCTTGTCAATAATTTTCAACTGCTAAACAGATACATTTGGtactttttgattggtcaacgCCTTGGGGAGCAATGGCGTGATGGAAAACCATTTAAGTGCTGGCCGGTGAAAGATCTTCAATAATTTTAAATTACAGAAAGCGATATAGCTGTCGGGGGAATCGTCGGCGAGAGTTCCACAATATTGAAAAACTAAGAAAGTGCGAGTAGAATTGAGGAGCTTTTGAAAGCTACTTTGGTAAAATATCTAGCAACTTTTGTGTAAAGTCTCGTTAAAGTGTTTGTGAAGTGAAAATCGTGTCAGGCTGTTCTTAGGCTTATTATAAAATGATACAAAAAGGCTATGTTTCCTTTCGCTACAGAAACACTTTAATGAAATAAAGAAGTGATTCCTTTACTATACATCGATATTTTTCAGGCGCGCGGGTCATTTCTCAGGAATCAAATACTTTGCTTCTTCCATGCCATACCTACGACTTCGCATGCCTACATCTTTCAATTTTCCTCTTCGCGAATTTCGCCCCCGCTGTCTGATGGCAGGCGCAGATATCGACAGTTCTTAACCTCATCTATTTCCCTCTCTAACTGAGTCCTTTCATCCTTATGTTTTTCTCGCCAGGCTGCGATGTTAGGACAGCTTTGAAGCCTTCTGCGAGCGATTCTCCACTTATCCATCGCTACTCTTGGTGTCTTTGAATCAAAATTATTATTCGGAGCCACGCTCGCTTGCCTCCCGTGGGGGGTGGCCCGGGGAAACAATATTGGCACAAGGTCTTGGTCAGTCTGTTTTCGCATACCTACAAAACGCTCACGAGTTTGCGAGTCCAGAACTGAGGATGATATTTTTTCGGGATTTTTTCTTGGTTGTCGCGGCGTTATCACATCTTTCTCTGatgaaattttgttttctctttttggCGGTGAAATTGTAAGCTTAGGAAATGTCATTAGATTATGATGCTGTGTCCATGACGCAAATTCTCTCGTGCCTTCCCTTGCCCTGGGAAAATCTTGGACGTGACGACTCCAGGAAACGTTTGGGTTTGGATTGGATTTGAACATAGAATCCGACATTGATCTTCTTCGTCCTCCCTGTAACGAAACCAAACGCGTCTGCTCCTTTGTTAAATGCCGCAGCTTTTTTTCGCATTCTTTTTGATACTTTTCCAAAGAGTTTGACAGCCGTCTGTCTTCTCCAGAGTTTAAAACTTTCATAGACTTAAAAGCCCCAGTGAGGCTATGTCGTTTTTCGCTTTTTCTCGTTTGAGACATTGAGATACCTTGCTCGAAGTTCCGTGTGCGCATTGAACCGAATTGAGACCCCCGGAGAAGTAATACATGTCAAACGAAAGCTCAAACAAAACTTTGTTTAAATTGCTACACTAATTAATCAACAAATTTACCTTAAAGAGCCTCTACCAGCctccattttgtcatcttagCAAATAACCAATTTTGTATCCGAGCTTTTGTCAGCAAACTAAATGATATCAATGtactattttttgttttatatcaGCTATAAAATTGAATGTCTGACCCAGCTAAAATTAGCATTAAAATAGTGCATCATCTTGTTTGACCGCTTAATTACAGTTTTATGAAAGTTCTAATCCAAAGGCCAGAGTGAGCAAATCCTTGTATAAATAATGCGGTAGTTAGACACGAAAGTTTAGTAACAGTTATTTCAATTTGCGGTCCATGTTCTATTCTTTCTCGGAGCCTCGTTAAGTCTGTAACGACCGCGCCATGAACAGAGCAACTTTGCTGGAGATAAAATTTAACAACTAAATCTACTTGATAGTCGTCACTTTTTGATCAAACCCTTTTATTGCTGACATTTACGTATTTAATCATGGAGATTCTATTTTTAGCCTTAACATGATGACTTTGCCTTACCGTTTTCTCGAAAATTAAGGTCATCTAAAAGCCAGGAAAAGCGAGGACATTACAATTAAAGATCCTTTAATCAGGTTGTTTATCTTCAAGCTTACAATCGTAAAACGGGAAAAAAAAGTTGCAAAACGTTTCAATGAAACTCCTCCGAAATGCCTTGCTTTCTCGAATATAGGACAAGGACAGGATCCCAACTACTGTATCTGAAAATATGACTAACTAGTTCAAGTTACCTTTCTATTGTAACACGTAGATGACGTAGGTCGGCTTGCCGCAAGAGGTCTCGGTAATTATCCCAGCAAGCCTTTTGGTCTTACGCCTGTAGCTCGCCTTAGTCCCTGGCCGATGCGTACCAGAAATTGTCCCGTTAGTTGTCACACCGGAAATTCCTACCATTAAAGCGTTTATCAAGAGAATTAAAGTTTTTAAAGTAATATTTGGCATGTCATTTTTATCTCTTATATTGCCTTCTTGTATTTTGTCGTGCACGTTGATATTTTGGAGGCCCAAAAATTAACCCGAAATTTCCAAATTAAATTTCCagggggtgtacctaggggaTGTACCAAGGAGTGTACCCAGGCGTTGTACCTAGGGTGTGtacctaggggtgtacctaggggtTGTACCTACGGGGTGTGCCCAGGGGGTGAACCTAACGGGTGTACCCagggggtgtacctagggggTGTACCTAGTTGGTGTACCCAGGGGTTGTACCTAAGGGGATGTACATAGGGGGTGTGCCTAGGAGTGTACTTAGGGGGTGTACCCAGGGGATGTACCTAAGAAGTGTACCTAGGGGATGATCCCATGGGGTGTACTTAGGGGGTGTACccaggggtgtacctaggggcTGTACCCAGGAGGTTTACCTAAGGGGTGTGCAAAGTTGATGATCCcaaggggtgtacctaggagGTGCGCACATAAACCGAAAATTGAATTGCACGCACATAGCACCAAGATGCATACAAAAGGTGCGTGCATCGGCCCTGGGGGATAGTCAAAAGAGCATGTCTATAAGTAGTCTTTATGGATAACACCAGGTCACCAGAGCAGACCTTTTACAAAGTTCAAAATACATCAATTTGTTAGTAAAGTAAGTTTGGAGTCAGAGGCTTGGAGGCTAGCTAGTTAGTACAACCATCTGTGATCCAAAATAGAAAGCCCTGGAATATTCGTTGATATCTATTTTCCAATTCTTTTGGTGTTTTCTTGTGTGATGTTATGGTTTGGTACCCTTGTTAGTAATGTCAGGGGATGATCCCAGGGGGTGTACCCAGAGGGTGTAACTAGTTGTGTACCTAGGGGGTGTACATAAGGGGTTTACCTAAGGAATGAACCCAGGGGGTGTACCTAGGTGGTGTACCCAGGGGGTGTACATAGGGGATGATCCCAGGGGGTGTAACCCGGAGGTGTACTTagggggtgtacctagggggTATAACCAGGGGGTGTACCGAGAGGGTGTACAAAGGGGGTGATCCCagggggtgtacctagggggTATAACCAGGGGGTGTACCGAGAGGGTGTACAAAGGGGCTGATCCCAGGGGATGTACCTAGAGTGTGTAACTAAGGGATGTACCCAGTGGGTGTACCtaaggggtgtacctaggggaTGATCCCAGGGGGTGTACTCAGGGGGTGTACCTAATGGGTGTACCTAGGGGGATTATCAGGGGATGATCCCAGGGGGTGTACATAGTGTgtgtaactagggggtgtacccagggggtgtacctaggggaTGATCCCagggggtgtacctagggggTGTACCCAGGGGTTGTACCTAGGGGgtatacccaggggggtgtaCCTATAGGGTGGACAACCATCTGGGATCCAAAATAGAAAGCCCTGGCATATTCGTTGATATCTATTTTCCAATTCTTTTGGTGTTTTCTTGTGTGTTGTTATGGTTTGGTACCCTTGTGAGTAAAGTCAGGGGATTAATTCAGCGGGTGTACCCAGGGGGTGTAACTAGGTGTGTACCTAGGGGGTGTACATAAGGGGTTTACCTAAGGAATGAACCCagggggtgtacctagggggtgtacccagggggtgtacctaggggaTGATCCCAGGGGGTGTACCCCGGAGGTGTACTTagggggtgtacctagggggTATAACCAGGGGGTTTACAGAGAGGGTGTACAAATGGGGTGATCCAGGGGATGTACCTAGGGTGTGTAACTAAGGGATGTACCCAGTTGGTGTACCCAGGGGTTGTACCTAAGGGGATGTACATAGGGGGTGTGCCTAGGAGTGTACTTAGGGGGTGTACCCAGGGGATGTACATAAGAAGTGTACCTAGGGGATGATCCCAtggggtgtacctagggggTGTACCCAGGGGGTGTACTTAGGGGgtatacccaggggggtgtaCCTATAAGGTGTACAAAGAGGATGATCCCAGGGGATGTACCTAGGGGTCGTACCCAGGGGGTGTAACTAAGGGGTGTGCCTAGGGGCTGTACCCAGGGGGTGTACCTAAGGGGTGTGCAAAGGGGATGATCCcaaggggtgtacctaggagGTGCGCCATAAACCGAAAGCTGAATTGCACGCACATAGCACCAAGATGCATACAAAAGGTGCGTGCACCGGCCCTGGGGGATAGTCAGAAGAGCATGTCTATAAGTAGTCTTTATGGATAACACCAGGTCACCAGAGCAGACCTCTTACAAAGTTCAAAATACATCAATCTGTTAGTAAAGTAAGTTTGGAGTCAGAGGCTTAGAGTCTAGCTAGTTAGGACAACCATCTGTGATCCAAAATAGAAAGCCCTGGCATATTCGTTGATATCTATATTCCAATTCTTTTGGTGTTTTCTTGTGTGTTGTTATGATTTGGTACCCTTGTGAGTAAAGTCAGGGGATGATCCCAGCGGTGTACCCAGGTGGTGTaactaggggtgtacctagggggtgtacctagggggtgtacccagggggtgtacctaggggaTGATCCCAGGGGGTGTACCTAAGGGGTGTACCCAGGGGTTGTACCTAAGCGGTGCACCTAAGTGGGTGTACCCAGGGGGTGTACATAGATGCTGTACAAAGGGGATGATCCCAGGGGTTGTACCCAGGGGGTGTACCTAAGGGGTGTATCTAGGGGCTGTACCCAGGGTGTGTACCTATGGGGTGTGTCAGTCTTCCCCGTGATGCTTTGCGTTGCCTAAGTGTGTCCTGCCCTTGCTGGACTGGGTACTACCCTAAGTGTAAGATACACACTTTGCCTCAAAGGAATTTCACAGCCCTTGAACAACACAAATTCtggaattttaattttgttcaATAAGAATAGGAAAAAACACAAGCTAAAATGTTAACAATTGTCTGAACAAGCTAAAATGTTAAGAATTAAAccattatttttcattttttacttatttttttttttgatcaaaaaatgtTGTTATCTATTTCATGACTTTAAACAAAAGCTCTCACATGCCTtagcaaaaacaaacatgatCTGGCTTCTTCTCTCCAAGGCTGTTGCCATAGTTACCACAGATAACCCATGATGGCAATGACTGCAGCAAGACACGTGACTGTGGGGGCCAGTACATTGGCactgctttttgttgttgaggGTTGCGCAGTCGTCTGGCTGGTGGTCGCTGTAGCTGAGGACTGCACTGCTGTAGGCGACACTGATACATATACTGATGCCGAGGCGTCACCACTCGATGTTGTTGGGGAAGCTTGGGGGGAGCTTGGTGTTGAAGTAAGGGAAGAGGTAGAACTCGTGGACTGTGAAACAACTTTTAAACAGAAGTATACATTATTATGGCATGTTATATGGCATGTAAGAATTGGTtcaacaggcccgtacccaggatttttcttaggggggggggggggtgcgaaatctgaAAAGATGGACCAAGTAtttttcagggggggggggggaaatcTGAcgatgcctttgcagtatctccacgggacgtttattgtcggatttggctacataccagagtcaTCTAGCTGAGGcttaatagttttgtctacaaataatagcacgtctattgaaaaccgaaagtggacctttggccgttgtggagggggggtggtgcgttcccctgcacccccctggatACGGGCCCGGGTTCAAGGAGTTTGACAGCGGCAAACAATAAACACATTATTACTGCCACTAGAATATGAATTACGACCACCGCGACGGCGAGGGCGGCGTGACCAAGAAAAATGTCTGAACTAGATTCTGTGTTAATTACAGAAACAAAAG from Nematostella vectensis chromosome 8, jaNemVect1.1, whole genome shotgun sequence encodes:
- the LOC5501621 gene encoding uncharacterized protein LOC5501621; the encoded protein is MRTRNFEQGISMSQTRKSEKRHSLTGAFKSMKVLNSGEDRRLSNSLEKYQKECEKKLRHLTKEQTRLVSLQGGRRRSMSDSMFKSNPNPNVSWSRHVQDFPRAREGTREFASWTQHHNLMTFPKLTISPPKRENKISSEKDVITPRQPRKNPEKISSSVLDSQTRERFVGMRKQTDQDLVPILFPRATPHGRQASVAPNNNFDSKTPRVAMDKWRIARRRLQSCPNIAAWREKHKDERTQLEREIDEVKNCRYLRLPSDSGGEIREEEN